One segment of Xiphias gladius isolate SHS-SW01 ecotype Sanya breed wild chromosome 1, ASM1685928v1, whole genome shotgun sequence DNA contains the following:
- the mtss1lb gene encoding protein MTSS 2 produces MVDLANMETVEKECGALGGLFQAIVNDMKCSYPVWEDFSAKATKLHSQLRTTVLAAVAFLDAFQKVADMATNTRGATRDIGSALTRMCMRHRSIEAKLRQFTNALMESLITPLQDKIEDWKKTANQLDKDHAKEYKRSRHEIKKKSSDTMKLQKKARKGRGDLQPQLDSAMQDVTDMCLLMEETEKQAVRRALVEERGRFCTFIGFLQPVVNGEIAMLGEITHLQAIIDDLTVLTTDPHKLPPASEQVIKDLKGSDYSWSYQTPPSSPSSSGSRKSSMCSSVNSAHSSASRSSGGGGSGGIGGGGCGGGSQPHSPTSSSSSSSYRYRSSLPHQPPPLGGIAAHRLSSVSSHDSGFVSQDANIYSKPPSPMPSDITSQKSSSSASSEASETCQSVSECSSPTTDWSKAGQYEQPVAAAAVQRRKEPLDRLRENEASPGSQGYAGPSHPDDGQRPRMTPATIAAKHGEEVSPAASDLAMVLTRGLSMEQQKSSRDSLQYSSGYSTETTTPSCSEDTIPSQGSDYDCYSVNGDAEGPDGQTEFDKSSTIPRHSNIAQNYRRMIQTKRPASTAGLPSGVLGPGAHGIPGQPGGAGGGGAGTPGTATIRRTPSTKPGVRRTLSNAGPIPIRPPIVPVKTPTVPGDSHSPGAGGGGYAGGGHAGGVPVRVGSEECVFFTGVEDTQGALDYVKASPKRLSLPNTAWGSGAALEVYSQQHGGFAMATGSGPGSEEDQMIAANRHSLVEKIGELVASAHALGEGQFPFPALPDDPAMPPTGPTDTQTGTDEAEGSGDMLTTIRRGVRLRKTVSNDRSAPRIL; encoded by the exons gGGCAACCAGAGATATTGGTTCAGCTCTGACCAGGATGTGCATGAGGCACCGCAGCATTGAGGCCAAACTTCGCCAGTTCACCAA TGCTTTGATGGAGAGTCTGATCACTCCTCTTCAGGACAAAATTGAGGACTGGAAGAAGACAGCCAACCAGCTGGATAAGGATCATGCAAAAG AGTACAAGAGGTCACGCCATGAGATCAAGAAGAAGTCATCTGACACCATGAAACTACAGAAGAAGGCTCGTAAAG GGCGAGGGGACCTGCAGCCTCAGCTGGACAGTGCCATGCAGGATGTCACCGACATGTGCCTGTTgatggaggagacagagaagcaggCGGTGCGCCGTGCCCTGGTGGAAGAGAGGGGTCGCTTCTGTACCTTCATTGGCTTCCTTCAGCCAGTCGTG AACGGAGAGATCGCCATGCTGGGAGAGATCACTCACCTCCAGGCCATCATCGATGACCTCACTGTGCTGACAACCGATCCTCACAAACTGCCCCCTGCTAGCGAACAG gtGATTAAGGACCTGAAGGGGTCCGATTACAGCTGGTCCTATCAGACCCCTCCTTCATCCCCAAGCAGCTCTGGCTCGCGCAAGAGCAGCATGTGCAG CAGCGTCAACAGCGCCCACAGTAGTGCCTCCCGTTCGTCAGGAGGAGGCGGTAGTGGTGGTATTGGTGGTGGCGGTTGTGGTGGAGGTTCCCAACCCCATtcacccacctcctcctcctcctcctcctcctatcgGTACCGCAGCAGCCTGCCGCACCAGCCTCCGCCACTTGGGGGTATCGCAGCACACCGCCTGAGCAGTGTCTCCTCCCACGATTCGGGCTTTGTGTCCCAGGATGCTAATATCTACTCCAAGCCTCCCTCACCCATGCCCTCGGACATCACTAGCCAG AAGTCATCCAGCTCAGCATCGTCGGAGGCCTCAGAAACAtgccagtcagtcagtgaatGCAGCTCCCCCACCACT GATTGGTCCAAAGCAGGTCAGTATGAGCAGCCGgtggctgcagcagcagttcaGAGGAGAAAGGAACCCCTCGATAGGCTGAGGGAGAACGAGGCGTCGCCGGGCTCCCAGGGGTATGCCGGGCCATCACACCCTGATGACGGGCAGAGACCCAGGATGACCCCAGCTACTATTGCTGCCAAG CATGGAGAGGAGGTTTCACCAGCAGCCAGTGACCTGGCCATGGTGCTGACCAGAGGGCTGAGTATGGAgcagcagaaaagcagcagagactCCCTGCAGTACTCCAGTGGATACAGCACAGAGACCACAACCCCATCCTGCTCTGAGGATACAATCCCCTCACAAG GTTCAGATTATGACTGCTACTCAGTTAACGGTGATGCTGAAGGtccagatggacagacagagtTTGACAAATCCTCCACCATTCCTCGCCATTCAAACATCGCCCAGAACTACCGGCGCATGATCCAGACCAAGAGGCCAGCCAGTACAGCCGGCCTACCCAGTGGTGTTCTTGGTCCTGGTGCTCATGGGATACCAGGACAACCTGgtggagctggtggaggtggagcaggGACTCCAGGCACTGCCACCATCCGGCGAACCCCATCTACCAAGCCAGGCGTGAGGCGCACATTGTCCAATGCGGGTCCCATCCCCATCCGACCACCCATTGTGCCTGTCAAGACACCCACTGTTCCCGGAGACTCACATTCTCCTGGGGCAGGTGGTGGTGGGTATGCAGGTGGGGGACATGCGGGTGGCGTGCCTGTGCGTGTAGGCAGTGAGGAGTGTGTGTTCTTCACCGGAGTCGAGGACACACAGGGTGCGCTCGATTATGTGAAGGCGTCACCCAAGCGCCTCAGCCTGCCTAACACTGCCTGGGGATCAGGGGCAGCATTAGAGGTCTACTCCCAGCAGCATGGGGGCTTTGCAATGGCAACAGGGTCAGGGCCCGGATCAGAGGAGGATCAGATGATCGCAGCCAATCGGCACAGCCTAGTGGAGAAGATCGGCGAGTTGGTAGCCAGTGCACACGCCCTTGGAGAGGGGCAGTTTCCTTTCCCTGCCCTCCCCGATGACCCGGCCATGCCACCAACTGGCCCCACCGACACTCAGACAGGGACAGACGAAGCAGAAGGGTCCGGTGATATGTTGACCACTATCAGGAGAGGAGTCCGCCTTCGCAAGACCGTCTCCAATGATCGCTCGGCGCCGCGCATCTTGTGA